Below is a window of Paramisgurnus dabryanus chromosome 20, PD_genome_1.1, whole genome shotgun sequence DNA.
AACTGAAATCCGTTGACCTGAGCTCAACAGTTTGCAGGTGTGATGCTCAGTGAGCCCATCATGCTCTCAAACGCGAATACTTTGGTTAGTAAATGCTACATGCACTTCATTTACCTTTTAAAGTTTATACTGTTTGAAAACAGTGATTATTGTTGGATGTTTTTTAATAGCTCGTTTAATTGAATTTCTCAGGCGAAGTTGTATCTGTCTATCATTGATGATGTGATGGAGAGCGTTAGAGAAATGTTTTATGATGAAGGAATAGACGAGCGAGTACTGGACAACCTCAGACAGGTACGACCACAGTATCTTTATCATTTAAATATGCATATAAAGCTGTTTAACCATAAACTTATTACTCTGTTGTAGTTCATACAAATGTTAACCCTTAAAAGTAATCAGACTTATTTCtgattatatttattaaagttCTCTCTTAATTTGTCAAACTAAACGAATGTAGTGTTTTTTACGCGTAGTTCGTGAATCGTGTCCAACTCTCCTAAGTCTGTTTTTCTCACACAATCTTTATTAAAAATCCACATCGATGATTCTGTATTTTAGCAAATTTGTGATCCTCAGAGAAATGATCATGTTTTTGATGCATATGTTTATCACAACGCCTTTTATTGCTTATTGATTTCAACTGATTTCAGTGGATCTACGTGATGTTTTCATTAGAAACTCGCGTATGTCAAGCATATATTTTCATTGGTTAATAATTGGAGGTGTCTCTTTAATGTAATATCTACTCATGGTGTCTAAGTACCATCTAGTGGCTTTACATGACCCTATATGTTCCGTGTTATACTTGATTTGcaaaccttccgatctctctccATCTATGAAGCCGacaagtgacttaaactgcaattcatcgactggccactagaggctggctccaaaaaggagttaattcccatagacccctatgttaaaatgcccaactttacagcaggcaaataatgtttacagcctggtactaAACTGATTTTGGTCTTTATAACTAATTTTGCCCCTTGCCTTATTATATCACTGACTGTAtactaatttatttaaataaaaccaaaatagaATAAAACATGAGGGAATAATAAAAATTGCATGTCAACTTGCAACTGTAAACAAAACCTTGTATCGTTTGTCCCACCTCCAGGGTTTCCTGATcacttaggggtggtttcccggacagggattagcttaaaccaagACTAGGTGTTGGTTTAATTAGGGAataaaactagttttaacaaacatgccttactaaaaacattacttgcttgcattttgaggcaaaacaaagggcactgatgtattttaagatatgtcagtgcaagtggttttcagtttggacagatcttacatttattttagtctataggactagtctaatttCTGTGCGGGAAACCGCCCATTAATGTCCATGTGGGAACTCGGATTTGGAGTATGTTCTGCACATAAAACAATCCAATTGTTAGGTTAAAAATTGCATTCAATACACATGTGCACCGAACCGTAGGTCATGTGCCAAAAAggttctgttttaaatacatgtaCAGTTACACCATTAATGGCCACGTACTGTCCTGGCATAGTAATACACCAGCTTTAGTTGTCTTGGATCTGTGTAAATGTGAATATTTTTGACTGCATTGATATGATCACTAGTTCCAGTATTAACCGCAACTTTTCTTATCAGCCTCTAGCACAACTTTTCATTGCCCTCACACTACTGCAGTATTGAATCACCCCTGTAGCAGGAGCCCCCTGCCATAAATACTGATATAAATACAATCTTTTATTCCAGTGCATAATGCAaataaattattcattatttCTGATGAACTGAAATGGCAGAGAGACAAGTGTTTTTTTGTAGAAAATAAGACTTCACTCATACTTAGAAAATCAGTTGGTTTACCTCAAGGTTCAATATTGGGTCCATTATTTAGTTTATATAATAATGAACTACCTGATgctccgtgtgtgtgtgtgtgtttacgaCTTAATGCGTGTTAATAAGTATTGTAAGTTAAATGTTGTTTAGTTGTGTCCAATTAGGGCTTACGTGTTACCAGACAGTAATCATGAGAAATTATGACCTTTGCATTTTAAATATGTTGTGTCTGCAGTCACTGATGTGTATATATTTCAGCTCTGGGAGTCAAAGGTTGTGCAGTCTAAAGCTGTCGAGGGTTTAATCAAAGACAGCAATCCATCCAGTTTTGTTCTGCAGTTGCCAGGGAACTACACACAAACTCTCAACAAGCCCACTGGTTAGTACACAAtgaaaaatactttttggaAAATGCTTTTTGGAAAAGACaccttgtgtgtttgtgttgttgtcATTATCACAAAAACAGGGGTATTCCAGAAGGCAGGTTATGCATCTAAATCAGTAAACATTTAGCTACACAAGGCCTTCACAACTGACATGAAAAAGTGAAGTGAATGTGAGACTTGATAATATGCTAGAATCTAAACATCCTTAAGGAGCCATTCATTCACACTGTGTTTTTCATGGCCTGAATAATTGCGCACAGACTTTTTTCAGTGTCACTTCTTTCTAAAACACACTTTGATGAAACTGCAAGGGTATGTAACATactataatattaatattttgcaCTTATTATTTGCGTAACGTAATGCATAACACATTGATTGATTACACAGAATGGCTTTCACAGCGGATTATGAAGTCTTAGAAGGGATTATTGATGATTGTTACATAAAGAAATGCACTGTTAAGGGCAATTATAGTTCTGCGTACATCCTACGTAGgctccgcgtcggttttcatatATACTTCTGCGTCTTCAGGGTCAACACACATGCACCCCTAGGAcagtaggcagtatccacacgTCCAACCCACAGTAGCAGTGCAACAGCCaaagaagcagcttggccaataaacccacaaacgaaaaagtagcagcagcttgttgtgtatcatagatatatacactagatgtcgccttggggttctaagcatacgtcaaaaccgccgccatcttagaacaggggtcttgtcatagtAAAACTGCTATCTCCGTCTGTACTTCAAAATTCATAGATGATGCCAGACTTTTGTGCCGTGTATGGATGTTAGGCCTACcagcactatgcattatagttagaaaaagtagattttcataatatccaaattttcatttttttctggaTTCAATGCttaatacatgtctgactgttaaaacgaaccaaaagaaaaccaagaaaatcgtgttcatgacgatttatggtgattttatttactttacaccattgcctacaatgacgctgatgcggggctcccctgtttcaagatggcggctctatttGACGCATTCGCTCCAAagaactgccgtagccaaggcgacatctagtgtacatatctatggttgtGTATGAGCTGAGTAGATAAGCTGTGATTGAGGTAAATGCCATATTGTCCCAAATATAAAACGACCCTGATTATGTAACAACCGCCAAATTCAAAGTGtgcattttgcaaaaaaaagctttttgaGGAGACCAActcttttataaagaaaatgttttaatttgaaaaTACTTAGCCTTTTCCTTGACTTAAACTCGATAGAGATTATTAAAATTGTCTCTGTGTCTTACCAGTTATCTTACTTGCCTCATTCACAATCTTGGACGATTTAGCTTTAACACTCAACACTCATTTTGAAGTATAATCTTGCTCACACCAAAGTAATTAAATCTCCTAATAAATTTAACCTTATGCTTTCTTACAAATGATATTattattttctcttttctcAGTTGTGATTCCTGCTGCTCAGAATGTACAGAATTTTACTTCTAAAGCAGTAAGTAAACAAGTCTGACAGTCCTTTTATCTTGATAATGTCAACCTGTGATTGCTATGGAAAGGTCAGTGCCGGGGCCAACTACATAAACAGCTAGTTTGAATTGTTGTAAGTAGTTGCCTGAACAACTAgcagttagttagggctaatcacattcttactatttggatttaaattagaccagCTTGCCTATTTATGCAACTGACCTAAATGTCAtcacaaattaaaaaataattttttaaccaACCTCTAGATAACTAACTTGGGCTAGTTTAAGGAAAAGTAACCATCCACAGATGTTTTTCTAAATCTTGTGTATCTGCAGCATATGGTGGCATCCTAATTTTGTGGGCTTCTCCAGtaatgtttctttatttaaagagcATATCTCAGGTTAGAGCACACAGTGACTCAAAAGTATAGAAAAACAATGTCGAAattaaattttctttaaaatgtatttatagaTATGCCACTGAGACTTCCAGAGTCGTTTTTGTAATAACATTTTACTTCTGCGTCTGAAAAGTGCTAAACCAAAAGTGACATAATGAGAGATTGGGCTGTCACTTTAAATGGTAAGAAAAATTTTAGTATGTTTATTCATAATCAGATGATGGACCACAGCCATACTATTATATTACTAGCCTGCTATAGTGAGAGATGGGTATTAACATCTCAACCAAACCAGAGCTGATTTAACGACCTGCTTCAAAGAAATTCTAATGGGGGAGAAGTGAATGTCTCGTGAGAAACCACAGGCTTATCAGTCAAATGACCCATGACCCCAAGAACACATTCCAGGTTATAAGGTGGCTGTTGGTTTATACAGATGATGCCTAGCTGATTTTAACATTACCATTGCtctagatatagatatataaataaacattcaaGAGGTGTGACCATAAAAAGGATAGCAAGGAAAAAtcattaagtaagggataatgtagaggcagccggtagttatcgggaaataagccccgacagtgtgatcaggacccgaagcggagtatcacactgaaggggcttatttcccaataactaccggctgcctctacattatcccgcttattacactgctacttgtcacataagaaaaaaaccggacatgaatatgaatttgaaacattttattggcatatttgttttaaattaacatttttatccttccgcgaaactttgcacagatgcataaaatgatcgtaataccttattaagatcctctgcttcatacttgtctgtctccattttttctcttttaaccagtctttgagaagttttaatgcccatcagtgccggtctttcctatacgcaaagtacgcaatttgcatagggccccgcaccactagagggcccccttgatctcagaattatttaaaaccattatatcaaagaaaaattattattatgtttaatgaaaacaagacgctataatttaaataatttgcaaacttccgaatttgtgcgggtttttaaaaatacttaatgatttcttaaatcactgatatgtactcggacaacatgcaggcagtttctcaatccgaaggttgcagccttcagaggtcacatttgtaggctgcatatgcgtcataaaaacgtattttagaatattaacaattataatgttgactattattcttagttaatggttaattgttatattatgcttatgacttgcaaatgaaatgcttatttaacttaaataaatcaggcttgatgacgtatgcagcgcgcatatgcgacatgatccggaggttgcagccttcaaatttagaaacggccgcgtgcatgacgcagaagagtgatttggtaacgatgcgcatattatatgcccaccattgatttaaaacaaagacaaagctatccgtctggagcagaataaagggaaaaaaacgtgaagcaagggaacaagataaaggatttgcgcgagcagattaagTCAATGTTAAGACACGCGTCTTAGCATGGGGCGattcaaatgacgcgaattgggtgacacaattgccgcgaaaacgcgcgctttttcctttgaacttcaagaacgcgctctcgtgcaggataatttgacgagagagagagagagagagagagagagagagagagagtgagagagagagagtgagagagtgagagagtgagagagtgagagagtgagagagtgagagagagtgagagagtgagagagtgagagtgagagagagagtgagagagagtgagagtgagagtgagagtgagagtgagagtgagagtgagagtgagagtgagagtgagagagagagagagagagagagagagagaggtaagaatggtgcccacgtcgagaaaacttaatagaagacttgaaatttgtaaaggattaaagtatatgtcactcgtttaattacagtatgttaactggataacactggatataactcattgtatagataataaaataatgtattttgattacacaaatcaaacctaactatatgattgtagctgctgaccagcatagggaatctctatggctaatttctaagacatgttgctgatacagtactgtgtgttgtaccttatcttgttaattgagtctttttgggcatcttatgcctagaattattcaaggagattgattcttttaacttcctttaaagtttgatcagttgtgcataatgacatgtgcaacaaatggatatagggtgtcaatctcatagatttgcaatatttaaaatcagacactatttttaaaatatttggggtcaacctctgtgacagctttaaagggacacttcacccatttgcattaagctttgtatagttagaactccagtcatgtttttgaatggtcatgcatcatttcctcagttgccgctgagactggagaaatacagatttcagtgttgcacatccttctttcaatgatgtaaaaatcatcattttgcatcattgaaagaaggaagtgcaatgtctttgttgagggaatgagactacaaacaccccttttctctgtcaaataggcaccaaattctaaatgtatgttacatttcgactacaaatgtaacactttcaataaagattaatgtttctacgggcgaaatgctcctttaaagctgaaacttatcaaatcctatcagaggtccagaatgtcattgaaacacaccagtggctttgctgtcatcagtattaaacatgttacccctcgaagtacccctccccacagagcccccccccccacataacaaatcccaatttaacccctgtgtattaacagtatgtatttatatgtaatttaatttgattcattacattcatttagatcaggtaaattttttagtgcttctcacaacacattttaaatcaaaacaacttatcagcaaatacatgtttcatgttataatcagcaagtttatcagtcagggtttcaaagtaatgtgcatatgggaatattatacagctataagataatacactatgtggttagttaacaactaactaacagcaacattgactgggttttacccagatagcacaggtacgtctgtgagatgtctggtaaagatctggagatctggaatacatctggtgtgtaaaaacatcttataaaggaaaagagctgctttacatacattctaaatcaaaaacgtcttgcagacatcttcaatatgtctatatgacatcttttaggagacgtctcacagacgtattgcagatgagaaaacaatttaaataagacatcttgcagatgtaaacgcagacatcaaatagacgtctccgagatgtatgtgtgctatgctataagggtctgaatgcactgacagagggcccctcacaaagctttgcttagggccccccagcatctaggaccggcactgatgcccattctgtatttttttgtgttttggcttcgtagctgtcatgctctattttgtcaagttcaggctcagtaagctgtctgtgtcttgtcgtggttgtccagtgtttgtcacaagatggcgccaaacagtaatctttattgatctttattggtgcggagcgattttactcgtacaagtagtaccggctatgcgttattactttggagcggttattatttgaaaagaacaaacctgcaaatgtctcaactgaccaatcagaatcaagcattccagagagccgtgtaataattaataatatgaATGACTTTCATTAAATCATTATCAAAATGAACAACACTTCTTCCAAGACTCACTAGAATTGCTACATACGGGATTCGATGTCCTGAAAGGCTGGAGTTTGCCACAGCCTGCCAAACAACTCCCTCTTGTGATGTAAAATGATGCAAAAAGCAGATTTTGAGAACTGTGAAAGAAAATGTCGCCTTCTATTcaattaaagtttttcatttcaacttCATTGCGACTTTAGTCTCGAATTAACCTGAGATATGCTCTTTAATGTTTCTGTGTGGTGATCTGCTAAACTGAAGAAATTCAATCTTTTTATTCAAAATTAAAGTGACCAATGTACCTCAATCTGACTTTCAGAACAACTGTAGTTCAGTTACCACATTCTCACTGCCACCTGGAATAACTTATCCAGTACAGATCCCCGCCGGTGTCACTTTACAGACAGCTTCAGGTGAGATGCTTAttatatttttcatcattttttatttttgtggcCTTGCTTTTTAAAAAGACTCTTTAAAGAATGTTGAGTTTCTGGTTGTTTTAGTCCTGTcattaaaataaacacaacTGAAGCCAGACGATGTTTCACAACCGTTCTGACATTGTTTTAGGGAAGAAAACTACAAAACGTTAGCAGCCAAACTTTTGGTATTATTGCAAAGCTTTCATGTAAGCTGAAACAGGAAGTTCGGTACCCGTCATTTATCAAGCTGAATGACAAACTATCATAGAGTAGTAAACCCAGTTTTAATCCTGAAACCATCGTTTTCTCATAAAGCACTGaggtatttaaaagttttagaTGAAATAACATGTTTGATGCACATCCAATACTTAAAATGGATTAAAATGTATGTAGTTGGGAACCCAAGATGGCAGGAACCTGGGATCTGGCAAGTTTGACATGTCACGTGTATGGATATGCCAGTTGTTTGTACCTGCTATATGATCATATTATTAAGACACAattatattacaaatatattatgaatTCAATCCTATaaacaataattttttacagttagTACTGTACCACTTATGAATAATTTGCAATAATACCATGTATTTTATAACTCTTATGTCATTAGTTTTACTTCCATTTATTAGTTTGACCTTTTTTTAATTATCTCCACTGCTTTTTAAAGCTGCATTGCAACAATGCAATAAAACTGCATAAGGAATACATTTAAAGTGAGGTCCACTGTCTGTAAACCCTGATCTATCTTGATAAGTTGTAAAGGAGCTAAAGTAATTGACCCTTCGCAAACCCCACACCCTTTTGCTATGTCTGCACTCCCATTGCACTAGAAATGATTATTGTGAAATTATTATTAAGGTAAAAATGATGTTGATTTCAGATAAAAGCAGACCGAAGGTCTGCAATATGCATCCAATACAATTAGGATGTGAAAGTGACACAGATATTGACCGCATTTCTCTCTCATTTATCTTTTGGTAAAAAACCCAActaactctctttctctcaaaAGGTATTGTGTCACAATAGTGAAAACTTACCTCCTTAAGGCAAATCgctttattgttttctaatcTTTGTAATTCGCTTTGAAGAAAAGTGTCTGCtgaatgcctaaatgtaaagaAAAGTGACTCGGAATCAAGTAAACAAAATACAGATTTAAGCCTACAGGTCATAAAATTCAAAGCAATGGCAATCGAGAGTCACAGCAAAGTTGGATGTCtcgattttttttattgttaccatcattaaaaatcaaaatctgTATGCATTAATAACATCAGGTTGAGTAGGTGATTGTAGCTAGTGTAAGTTAGCTACTGTAACAGCAGCCTGTATAGTGTTCAAATAGCGTTATAATATCAGTTTTATGATTGGTCTGATCACCTATCATGTATAATGTTATTTCTTCCCTATATTTAAGGACATTTCTACAAAGTCAATGTTCCTGTAATGGTCACACGAGGGGCTCAGCACGTCCTGACCCGACCTGCTCAGACATCAAACCCGGCTCCTGTCGCTCATGGCATTGTGGCGCAACTGTCTACTGCTTGCCATCCTGCAGCATCTGCGTGTCCAGTGTCTGATAGGACACCGAGCCCACTGAACATTGAAGCCTCGTCTGATAAACCCCTGCCATCACTTTCAGAGAGTCAAAGTGAATTCACTCTTGATGGCATTGACTTCAGCCCGGAGCCACTTGACATGAGCACATCCTCTCCTTGCACCCCTCAGCTACAGGGCCAACACTCAGATTTTTCTTCCAGTTATGCACAGGACATGATAGAAATGCCTTTGAAAGAACCTGAGAGATCCAGTGTGTTGAATATTGAATCTGCTCCTTCAAGCATGCCAACCAAAGACGCAAAGGTAAGCTTGGGACACATAATGTCATTGTTGAATCGGTTTTCTCAATCCTGCCATTTATCACTACCTGTTGAATCTGTCGTAGCCTATGAAGCTTTCACGTCATGCATTTTGCTGAGAAGGAATGACATATTGTTCGGATCTACGTTCACGCAACGTAAATAACGTAAAAACTAATTCCGTTACTAATTCAGTTTATATTGAGTTCTGTGTTTTCAAGTGGATTAATAATTTGGTGGGGCACTGCTCATAGACTGTACAGTATTAAACAGGCACAGCCCCACCTGCCCATATACTGTAGACAAGCTGGTTGgttatttaagttgttttataaatttccCCTTGAAACATTGTGCTGCCTGCATGGTATCAAGGTAACTTGGCTTAGGTAGCgtgcaccaaagcttttaaacgcggctgaaaacgcttGGAGGACGCCAAAAttaaatgccagctgtttttttcagccaagcgctttggttgctgtgatacttgagctgtgagccggttggttgttgtgatattagtCCTGCCCTTTcacccactgtgattggacggccgtgtgagaacttacattgacaagctgagcttttcatccagagttgaatatttttagaccacagcgcggaaaaaatggacagctgctggctgttttgaaaaaagccgcACTTACATTGGGAAAAAAATAGATGCCGGCCATGGGCGTAAACACTCCCAATTTATGTACATTCTATGCGTTGCCCACCCTGTTTTATAAAGGCCCACCCACTTGAACATTTCT
It encodes the following:
- the gtf2a1l gene encoding TFIIA-alpha and beta-like factor; its protein translation is MLSEPIMLSNANTLAKLYLSIIDDVMESVREMFYDEGIDERVLDNLRQLWESKVVQSKAVEGLIKDSNPSSFVLQLPGNYTQTLNKPTVVIPAAQNVQNFTSKANNCSSVTTFSLPPGITYPVQIPAGVTLQTASGHFYKVNVPVMVTRGAQHVLTRPAQTSNPAPVAHGIVAQLSTACHPAASACPVSDRTPSPLNIEASSDKPLPSLSESQSEFTLDGIDFSPEPLDMSTSSPCTPQLQGQHSDFSSSYAQDMIEMPLKEPERSSVLNIESAPSSMPTKDAKLEMMELHTDLNFNELVDITQLDGVANSSSDTEDEDNDDDDDLGLVGENEFLGLINANEEEEEEEEEDPLNSGDDVSEQDIPEIFDTENIIVCQYDKIHRSKNRWKFYLKDGVMCYGGKDYVFSKAVGEAEW